CTTTTGACTTTTTCAGGAGAATAGTATCTCAATGATCTTAATGTAACATCACAGAATTTACAACCTCTACCACAACCACGCATTACCTCAACCATTCCATGCATACTTGGTTCTACAATGTCAGGAATTTCTTCAAGTTCAGGCCTATCCCAGAAATTAACAAATCGTCCATGGATTTTTTTGCCATTTCTTTCAAATTCTTTAATGTTAACCTTAAAGTCACTTCTCTTTCTGAAAGGATCCATATTTTCAAAGTCACCGTTAATCAAATAGTTGAAGAATCTTCCAGCATGTCCATCAATTTCAGGTGCGATTCCACCTAATTCTCCTTCTAGAATTGCATAGATTCCAAATTCTTCAATTTTTCCCGGATCATAATTGTATTGCCAAGTTCCTGATGCCCCAGAAATTACTTTGGCTTTACTTCCAGTTTTTAATTTAGCAGCTTTGATTCTATGATGTAATTCAGTATTGTAAAATTCATCATAGGATGTTTGTTTTCTACCATAAGTAAATGTCATAGTTACAGGACCCATTCCAAGAGGATCCATTTCATATGTTCCAACGACTTCAGTTTGAGGGCCAATGAATTGCTCAATGTGATCAGGATGGGCAACGACTACATCTTGTCTACTAAATCCATCTCGGAGTAAACCGGCTTCCAATTTTCTCAAGCCATATGGCGCATAGTTTGCCACACCGTTTGTGTGTGGAATATAATTACAGATAAAATCAAATAGAATTTTTGGAGTTACTTGTTTTCCAAGTATTTTGTACCAAAAACTGCTTTTATCTCGATTAGGATCAATGGCTGGCGCACATCCAAAAAATGTTGCCAGTGAAAGACCTCTATATGGAGACATCAAAGTTCGATCTGCAGTTAAAACAATTTTTGGAGTTCCCATATCCGTCATGGAAATAATTTTGTGATTTATTTTAAACCTTGCTAGTAAAATTCAGTATTTTTCTAAAATTCCAGCCTTATTCCTGTAAAAATGACCAAATTCCTTGTTTGAAGAAAGATGGTCTCCATCAAAAACAGTTCCATCCCTGCATACTAGATCTTCCCCAACACAGCAGCTTCCACAAATTCCAACACCACATTTCATCATTCTCTCAAGACTTGCTTGAACAAACATATTCCTGGAATGAGCTGATCGCACAGTTTTGTACATCATTATTTCAGGTCCACATGCATACACCCCATCAAAATTAGATTCATTAACAAGTTTTTCAACTAGATCAGTGACAAATCCTTTTTCACCGTAACTTCCATCATCAGTTGAAACTATTACTTTGTGAGGATTATTTTTCAACATATTATTTGCCAAGTCTTCAAAGAATACTTCGTCTTTTGATTTTGCACCTATTAGAACGGTAACATCATCTGTTGATTTTACAAAAGAAAGTAATCGCATCATTGGAACAAGACCCGTTCCACCACCAACTAACAAAAGTTTTCCTTCTTTGAGATCAAATGAGTTTCCATATGGGCCACGAATTCCAATTTGTTGTCCTTCTTTAACATTAAACAAACCAGTTGAAGCCGGACCATGTTTTCTTACAGTAAATGCAGCCTTTCCAGGTTCTTTAGAAATCATCACACTCATAGGTAATTCATTAACGCCCGGAATCCAAACCATCGCAAATTGCCCAGGAAGAACATTGGACATCCTATCATCTGAAAAAATCAGAGTTCTAACAGTAGGTGTTTCATCAATTACTTTTTCAATTGTAACAATTGTTGTATGATTATGATTTCTTTGCAAGACCCACCATATCCTTTATTGAAGAGTAATTTTTTCTTTTCATGTATTGTAATATTCCGTTATTGATTTCACTAAAAACATCAATCCAATCATTACCCACTGCACTGCCAAGTTGAATTGCAGAAGCGCCTGCTAAGAAAAATTCTACTGCATCTTCCCATGTAGAAACACCACCACATCCAATTATTGGAATGTCATGTTTTGAAGAAATCTCATACACACATCTCAATGCAATTGGTTTGATTGGAGTTCCAGATAATCCTCCAAATTTATTACTAAGAATCGGTCGTTGTGTTTCAACATCTATGGCCATTGCTCTAACTGTATTGATTGCAGTTATTGCATCAATTCCAGAATCTATTGCAGTATTTACAGTGTTAAGATAATGCGTGGTGCCCAGACCTACTTTTGCAATTATAGGAATATCAGTAGTGTTTTTTGCAATAGTTACAATCTTCCTAACTAATTCTGGATCATCACCAACTTCTAAACCAACTTTGGCAACATGAGGGCAGGAGAGATTAAGCTCATATGCTATAACTTTACAATTTTCAAACTGTTGTATCATCATTTCAAAATCTTCAGGGATTGAACCTACTAGACTAACTACTATTGGAACTTCTTGGTTAGGTTCAATCATTTTAGCAAAATTAGGAGCTCCAGGATTTGAGAGACCTACGGCATTTATCCAGCCACCACCTTTCACACTGAAGATAGTTGGATTTGGATAGCCTTCCCATGGTTCTGTACTTAGTGATTTAGTTACAACTGCACCTGCACCTGAGCGATATAATCGATTAAAAACATCCAAGGATATACCTAAAATTCCAGATGCCAGCATTACAGGCCTATCTAATTGAATTTGGCCTATGGAAGTTGCAAGACTGGGTTCCACTTTGAATAATGAACTTAGTTTCGAATATAATAGTTGATTCACGATTCTGGTACCTTTTTTAAAGGTGATTTAGAATCAACTAGTCATGTATTCTGTGATATTAACAGAATTGGGAATCTCAATTTTCAATGAAGGAAAGCTTGAAAAAGCATTTCCATTCTCAAATCCAGTTAAAGAATATCTCTTAGTAAAAAATAAAGAATCAAAACTAAATGAATTAATCAATTATCTAGCTTCAATTCAAAGAGGAGTTTCTGTAAGTGATGAATCATTACTTGTAATTTTAAAAAAATATTCTATTGATTGTTACTTGATGGAATCCTCAGAGTTAGATAACATTCAAGCAACAAAACCACAGATTATTGTCGATTCAGGATTTGCTTCTAATTTACAGGATACATTAGGAAAACTAAGAGAGTTTGCTTTAGGACTATCATCATCTAAAGTTACCGAAGTTTCTGAAAGTCCAGACCTACACATCATTCAAGCAATCAATTCATTAGACGAAATCGACAAGATTGCAAATGGTCTAAGTTCAAGACTTCGAGAATGGTACGGATTACATTTTCCCGAATTAGACAACATTATTGATAGTATTAACGGATATGCACAAATCGTACTTGCTGGAAAACGAGAATCATTAACAAAACAAGTCTTTGAAGATGCAGGATTTCCAGAATCAAAAGTGGAGATGCTATCTTTAATTTCTTCAAAAAGTAGAGGTGGAGATATTTCTGATGTCAATTTAGCTATAGTTCAATCAATTGCAAAACAAATTTTAGATTTTCATGAATTACGTAAAAAACTTGAAGAGCATGTTGAAACCGCAATGCAAGAAATTGCACCAAATCTTTCAGCAATTCTTGGTAGTGCAGTAGGTGCAAGAATTTTAGGAAGAGCAGGAAGTCTCAAAAGATTAGCTTCACTTCCTGCTAGTACAATACAAGTCCTAGGAGCTGAAAAAGCATTGTTTAGATCATTGAAGACAGGGTCTCAACCACCAAAACACGGATTGCTATTTCAACATGCAATGGTTCATGCGGCCCCTAGATGGCAAAGAGGCAAAATTGCACGAGCAGTTGCTGCCAAGGCAGTGATTGCTGCAAGAGTAGATGTCTATGGTGAAGGACTAAACCAAACACTTCTTGAAAAACTCAACATCAGAGTTAATGAGATTGGCAAAAAGTATGAAAATCCAACTGAAAAAGACATCAGAAAACCTCAATCATTTAGACGCGAAGGTGGAAACTTTGGTGATAGAAGAAGAGAAGGTGGTGATAGAAGAAGAGAAGGTGGTGATAGAAGAAGAGAAGGTGGTGATAGAAGAAGAGAAGGTGGTGATAGAAGAAGAGAAGGTGGTGATAGAAGAAGAGAAGGTGGTGATAGAAGAAGAGAAGGTGGTGATAGAAGAAGAGAAGGTGGTGATAGAAGAAGAGAAGGTGGTGATAGAAGAAGAGAAGGTGGTGATAGAAGAAGAGAAGGTGGTGATAGAAGAAGAGAAGGTGGTAGTTCAAAGTATGAAAGACCAGATTCAAATAAAAAGAGAAAGAAGTTTGGAAGAAGATAATCAATCATATTTTTGGATAAAATCAGAAGGCGAAAAAAAATTAGCTACTGAAAATCTAGTTCCTGGAAATCAAGTGTATAAAGAAAAACTAATTATCAAAAAAGGAGTAGAATACAGATTATGGGATGCCTTTAGAAGTAAATTAGCAGCAGCCATAATGAATGATCTGGAATATTTTCCATTTGAAAATAAAAGTAAAGTACTGTATTTAGGAGCATCAACTGGAACTACTGTAAGTCACATTTCAGACATTGTCGGCCCTAGTGGAATAATTTTTGGAGTTGAACATGCCAGCAGAGTAGCAAGAGATTTTCTTGATAGAGTTGCATCATACAGATCAAATATTATTCCAATATTGCAAGATGCAAGAAAACCAAAAGAATACTTTTCAGTATTTGGAAAAGTTGACATAGTGTATGTGGATATAGCACAACCAGATCAAACACAAATTGCGTTGGACAATTGTGAAATGTATCTAAAAAAAGGAGGTTATTTCTTTTTAGTAATTAAAACACGTAGTATTGATGTGACAAAATCACCAAGAAGAATTATTGAAGAAGAAACAGAGAAACTAAAAGCAAATTTCGATATTTTACAATCTATTGATTTGTACCCATACGACAAAGATCATGCAATGGTAATTGCAAAATATAAAAACTAATTATTTCCCATTATTTTCTGAACAGGTTTCCAACTTTTACGCACAAATTTAGGCATTTCATGATGTTTTTTGTAATATTTTTTTACAAATTTTACAGTTACAGAATCAGATGGATAGCCACTGCCTAAATTATGATCTTTTCCTAATTTCATAATGGCCCTATCTCTACTAACTTTAGCTAGAATAGATGCCGCAGAAACTACTACAAATCTACTATCTGCACGATGATATGATTTGATCTTATGATTATCAGACAATTTAGAAATTTCTCTTCCAAATCGAGTTGGATCAACATCACATGAATCAACATATGAGATATCAGGATTTAATTTTGAAACTACTTTTGCCATGTATTTTGCCTCTAAACCATTCAAACAATGTTTCTTTACACTAGCATCAATTAATCTAGGAGAAATTTTTGCAATATAGTAATCATCGACAATTTCAATAATTTTCTTGTAGAGATGTTCACGTAATTTAGGAGTGAGTTTTTTTGAATCTTTTACACCTAAAGCGCTTAATTTTTTTATATTTTTTTTATCTAATGAAATTCCAGCTATTACCAATGGTCCCAACATAGGACCACGTCCAGCATCATCAATACCGCAAATTTGCACGAATTGTGTCTTAATCCACAAGTATTAAACCGTTATACGTTTAGAAAAAATTGAAAGTTAGTTGGAAATTCCAAATGATTCTTTTCAAGAAATTATTGAGGGTAAAACAAAGTTGTTAGTACCAAAAAAATCACTAATAGAAAAAGTCCCACCAAAAAAACCTGCATTCTTTAATCCAAAAGCAAAATTGAATAGAGATTTTTCAATAATTGCGTATGCTGCTTTTCTAAAAAATTTTCACGGTCCAAAAATTCTCTTGGAAGGGTTATCAGGAATTGGTGCAAGAGGATTAAGAGTTGGAAATGAGTTAAAAGTAGAAAAAATAGTGATCAATGATCTAAATCCAAGTGCTCTAAAAATGGCAGAATATTCAGTTAATCTAAATAATTTAGAAAATATAGAATTTTCTAAAAAAGAAGTATGTAGATTTTTGAGCAAATATTCAAAAAAAGGCCAAAGAGGCTCGATTGTAGATATTGATCCCTTTGGCTCACCTGCAGCATTTTTTGATTGTGGAATTAGAGCAACCATGCATGGGGGAATTTTATCTACTGCTGCAACAGATCTTCAAGTTCTAAACGGACTCTTTCAGAGTGCATGCAAAAGAAAATACGGCGGAATTCCAGTAAGAGCAAAGTATGGAAACGAAATAGCAATCAGGTTAATCTTAGGTTGTCTTAGAGGCGTTGCTGCAAGATTAGGTGTAGAAATTATTCCATTATTTGTTGAAAGTGAAATGCACTACTATAGAACTTATGTCAAAGTTCTAAACAGACCAGATCAGGAAGAAAATATAGGATATATTTTACATTGTAAAAATTGTGGTCATAGAAAAATATCATTAGAGCAAGAACAAGAATGTGATTTATGCAGTCAGAAAATTAGTATTGCAGGGCCTCTATGGATAGGGAAAATTTTTGATAAAGAATTTATTCAAAATATGATTCTAGAAATTCCAAATTTACAAGTAGACAAGATTTGTGAGAAAATACTTGCCAAATGTCTTGCAGAATCAGAAATGCCAGGAACTTATTTTACATTAGATGAGATTGCATCAAAAATGAAATCTTCACCACCTAAACTTGAAAATGCAATATTAAATTTACAAAAAAATAATTTTTTAGCAAGTATCACATCATTTTGTCCAACAGGATTTAGGACAAATGCTAACATTAATGAAATAATTAAGATTTTTCAGACTAGCCAATAAAACCTAAACAAACAAGGTATAATTCACTACTTTGTTTTCTACTTGCACTAGGTTTTGTAAGATTTATTCTAGCAAATTTTTTCTTAACATAGTCTCTAAATTCCATAGAGTATTCACCATCAAAAACTTTGAATACAGCATTACCTTTGTTTGCTAAAACTTTGTCCATTATTTTGGTGCAATCATAATTTAATGAAATTTGTTTAGCATGATCAACTGACCAATTTCCACTAACTTGAGGAGAAAGATCACAAATTACAGCATTGACTTTACGCCCAAAATAGGTCATGACCTCATCAATTACATGTTCATCTTCAATATTTTCTCTAATAATATGAGCACCTGGAATCTCTTCAACATAAGATAAATCAACACCCATTACTTTGCCTTGATTTCCTGCTAATTTTACAGCCATCTGAGTCCAACCACCAGGAGCACATCCAAGATCAAGTACGTAAAATCCAGGACCAATAATACGATAAGATTTGTTTAATTCTTGTAGTTTGAATGCAGCTCTACTTCGATAACCTTGTTCATGAGCTAATCTGCGGTAATGATCTTTGCGAGCATCAATTAATTTCATTTGATCTTCGTAGGTTTTTTCATCTCAGCAATGACCCAATCTTCAATGAATTGACAGTTCCTAGGACTAATTTCACCTTCAAGTGAACATTTCTGTTCAACAGGACATACCAAACATGGAGCATTTTCAATTGATTGAGTACTAATCGGAGTTTTCTTTAAAATTAATTTGTAAGTCCAGCGTCCTTTCTCTAGAAGTTTTTCCCTAGTAATAGTTCCCATTCTTTCAAGTTTTAATGCTAAACGTGAACCATCACGACTTGTAAGTTTAAGTTTTTTCCAAAGTTCACTTTGAAACATTCCATCAGATTCACGTTCTGCTAGAATATCACAAACTTTGTTAGTTAGTCTTTCCATGTCAACTTTTTCGATTTGAAAGTTTTCAATTTCTTCATCAGAAAGTTGTTCTTCTAATTCTTCTTCCAATGTTTTTTCTGCTTCTTTCTTTGCTTCTTCTAATTCTTTTTTAGTTAATTTTTTCTCTTTTGGTGGCTTTGGCTCAGCTTTTTTCTTTGCTGGTTTTACTTTAGCTTTTTTCTTTGCTGGTTTTACTTTAGCTTTTTTCTTTGCTGGTTTTACTTTAGCTTTTTTCTTTGCTGGTTTTACTTTAGCTTTTTTCTTTGGTGATGAATCTAGAACTTTCTTTTTCTTTTTTAATTCATCCAGTTCTGCCTTTATTTTTGCAGCTTCATCAGTTAGAGTATCTTTTTTCTTTGCCATTAAATCACCTTATTTTTTAAATTCAAGTTCTTATTTATCATAGAAAAATTCATGCCTATTTAACAGTAAATGTTCCTCTTGTTGAGATATTCTGTAATTGTTTTGAAACCATTTCTGCGACTATTTC
This genomic window from Nitrosopumilus ureiphilus contains:
- a CDS encoding B12-binding domain-containing radical SAM protein — its product is MGTPKIVLTADRTLMSPYRGLSLATFFGCAPAIDPNRDKSSFWYKILGKQVTPKILFDFICNYIPHTNGVANYAPYGLRKLEAGLLRDGFSRQDVVVAHPDHIEQFIGPQTEVVGTYEMDPLGMGPVTMTFTYGRKQTSYDEFYNTELHHRIKAAKLKTGSKAKVISGASGTWQYNYDPGKIEEFGIYAILEGELGGIAPEIDGHAGRFFNYLINGDFENMDPFRKRSDFKVNIKEFERNGKKIHGRFVNFWDRPELEEIPDIVEPSMHGMVEVMRGCGRGCKFCDVTLRSLRYYSPEKVKREIEVNIKKGGSKSAWIHSDDIFVYGMDPRTAKGMEPNREALEELFTAIMSTGVEHTNPTHGTLAGAIADEKLIPNLSKIIKSSPDNMIGIQAGFETGSLRLIGKYADRKLAPYSPDEWHWVVKEGVKTLNQDYWIPAFTLIMGLDNDETPEDSWETIRLLSELENEQPDSMFTATALTFVPIGLLEKSDFFNIGNEMTPAQLGVLYKTWQHNFKYGIQKFMTKTGSKGPQRYFFNAIARSLGGVPLGAMERYARRKSKEHEKVIETVKAKYW
- a CDS encoding dihydroorotate dehydrogenase electron transfer subunit — its product is MQRNHNHTTIVTIEKVIDETPTVRTLIFSDDRMSNVLPGQFAMVWIPGVNELPMSVMISKEPGKAAFTVRKHGPASTGLFNVKEGQQIGIRGPYGNSFDLKEGKLLLVGGGTGLVPMMRLLSFVKSTDDVTVLIGAKSKDEVFFEDLANNMLKNNPHKVIVSTDDGSYGEKGFVTDLVEKLVNESNFDGVYACGPEIMMYKTVRSAHSRNMFVQASLERMMKCGVGICGSCCVGEDLVCRDGTVFDGDHLSSNKEFGHFYRNKAGILEKY
- a CDS encoding dihydroorotate dehydrogenase; amino-acid sequence: MNQLLYSKLSSLFKVEPSLATSIGQIQLDRPVMLASGILGISLDVFNRLYRSGAGAVVTKSLSTEPWEGYPNPTIFSVKGGGWINAVGLSNPGAPNFAKMIEPNQEVPIVVSLVGSIPEDFEMMIQQFENCKVIAYELNLSCPHVAKVGLEVGDDPELVRKIVTIAKNTTDIPIIAKVGLGTTHYLNTVNTAIDSGIDAITAINTVRAMAIDVETQRPILSNKFGGLSGTPIKPIALRCVYEISSKHDIPIIGCGGVSTWEDAVEFFLAGASAIQLGSAVGNDWIDVFSEINNGILQYMKRKNYSSIKDMVGLAKKS
- a CDS encoding NOP5/NOP56 family protein produces the protein MYSVILTELGISIFNEGKLEKAFPFSNPVKEYLLVKNKESKLNELINYLASIQRGVSVSDESLLVILKKYSIDCYLMESSELDNIQATKPQIIVDSGFASNLQDTLGKLREFALGLSSSKVTEVSESPDLHIIQAINSLDEIDKIANGLSSRLREWYGLHFPELDNIIDSINGYAQIVLAGKRESLTKQVFEDAGFPESKVEMLSLISSKSRGGDISDVNLAIVQSIAKQILDFHELRKKLEEHVETAMQEIAPNLSAILGSAVGARILGRAGSLKRLASLPASTIQVLGAEKALFRSLKTGSQPPKHGLLFQHAMVHAAPRWQRGKIARAVAAKAVIAARVDVYGEGLNQTLLEKLNIRVNEIGKKYENPTEKDIRKPQSFRREGGNFGDRRREGGDRRREGGDRRREGGDRRREGGDRRREGGDRRREGGDRRREGGDRRREGGDRRREGGDRRREGGDRRREGGDRRREGGSSKYERPDSNKKRKKFGRR
- a CDS encoding fibrillarin-like rRNA/tRNA 2'-O-methyltransferase — encoded protein: MKDQIQIKRERSLEEDNQSYFWIKSEGEKKLATENLVPGNQVYKEKLIIKKGVEYRLWDAFRSKLAAAIMNDLEYFPFENKSKVLYLGASTGTTVSHISDIVGPSGIIFGVEHASRVARDFLDRVASYRSNIIPILQDARKPKEYFSVFGKVDIVYVDIAQPDQTQIALDNCEMYLKKGGYFFLVIKTRSIDVTKSPRRIIEEETEKLKANFDILQSIDLYPYDKDHAMVIAKYKN
- the rnhB gene encoding ribonuclease HII translates to MQICGIDDAGRGPMLGPLVIAGISLDKKNIKKLSALGVKDSKKLTPKLREHLYKKIIEIVDDYYIAKISPRLIDASVKKHCLNGLEAKYMAKVVSKLNPDISYVDSCDVDPTRFGREISKLSDNHKIKSYHRADSRFVVVSAASILAKVSRDRAIMKLGKDHNLGSGYPSDSVTVKFVKKYYKKHHEMPKFVRKSWKPVQKIMGNN
- a CDS encoding tRNA (guanine-N1)-methyltransferase; translated protein: MEIPNDSFQEIIEGKTKLLVPKKSLIEKVPPKKPAFFNPKAKLNRDFSIIAYAAFLKNFHGPKILLEGLSGIGARGLRVGNELKVEKIVINDLNPSALKMAEYSVNLNNLENIEFSKKEVCRFLSKYSKKGQRGSIVDIDPFGSPAAFFDCGIRATMHGGILSTAATDLQVLNGLFQSACKRKYGGIPVRAKYGNEIAIRLILGCLRGVAARLGVEIIPLFVESEMHYYRTYVKVLNRPDQEENIGYILHCKNCGHRKISLEQEQECDLCSQKISIAGPLWIGKIFDKEFIQNMILEIPNLQVDKICEKILAKCLAESEMPGTYFTLDEIASKMKSSPPKLENAILNLQKNNFLASITSFCPTGFRTNANINEIIKIFQTSQ
- a CDS encoding RlmE family RNA methyltransferase; translation: MKLIDARKDHYRRLAHEQGYRSRAAFKLQELNKSYRIIGPGFYVLDLGCAPGGWTQMAVKLAGNQGKVMGVDLSYVEEIPGAHIIRENIEDEHVIDEVMTYFGRKVNAVICDLSPQVSGNWSVDHAKQISLNYDCTKIMDKVLANKGNAVFKVFDGEYSMEFRDYVKKKFARINLTKPSASRKQSSELYLVCLGFIG
- a CDS encoding helix-turn-helix transcriptional regulator; the protein is MAKKKDTLTDEAAKIKAELDELKKKKKVLDSSPKKKAKVKPAKKKAKVKPAKKKAKVKPAKKKAKVKPAKKKAEPKPPKEKKLTKKELEEAKKEAEKTLEEELEEQLSDEEIENFQIEKVDMERLTNKVCDILAERESDGMFQSELWKKLKLTSRDGSRLALKLERMGTITREKLLEKGRWTYKLILKKTPISTQSIENAPCLVCPVEQKCSLEGEISPRNCQFIEDWVIAEMKKPTKIK